A window of the Streptococcus sp. 116-D4 genome harbors these coding sequences:
- a CDS encoding ArpU family phage packaging/lysis transcriptional regulator — MRLLKKVDVQFTKKNVYDVLESYRSYVRMAGAEYLPKITTTYSFEPKTFTGKNTATENMVMEHVDAEAEVLEIERAVNCIMDPYVRQVIAKKYMDMKIQLSDKAIYMDLGYSESEFYRMLSRGALEFAEAYRKGKLIVYRKILGDICK; from the coding sequence GTGAGGTTATTAAAAAAAGTTGACGTGCAATTCACCAAGAAAAATGTCTATGACGTTCTAGAGAGTTATCGCTCGTATGTCCGAATGGCAGGTGCTGAGTATTTGCCTAAAATCACAACGACCTACTCATTTGAACCAAAGACGTTTACTGGTAAGAACACAGCAACAGAGAATATGGTTATGGAACATGTGGATGCAGAAGCAGAAGTTTTGGAGATTGAGAGAGCAGTCAATTGTATCATGGATCCATACGTTCGGCAGGTTATTGCAAAGAAGTACATGGATATGAAAATCCAATTATCAGACAAGGCTATTTATATGGATTTAGGATATTCTGAGAGTGAGTTCTACCGCATGCTTAGTAGAGGTGCGTTGGAATTTGCGGAAGCCTATCGAAAAGGTAAATTGATTGTCTATCGTAAAATTTTGGGAGATATTTGCAAGTAA
- a CDS encoding phage tail terminator family protein, which yields MANKGFRLVEELVSHIKGLYPDIRIYLDEVEQGFKEPCFFIHVVDTKYTTEVNKYVKVRSKVDLSYFPPKKKRSECLAMQEELSYKLLHLPTIHLFDRQYQVVDNVLHCIFNASTRLKLEEEDIKQRELKVKEEVKDG from the coding sequence ATGGCAAATAAAGGCTTTCGGTTGGTTGAGGAGTTGGTTAGTCATATCAAGGGTTTATATCCTGACATCAGGATTTATCTGGATGAAGTAGAGCAAGGTTTTAAAGAGCCTTGTTTTTTTATCCATGTGGTTGATACTAAGTACACTACAGAGGTCAATAAGTATGTGAAAGTACGTTCTAAAGTGGATTTGTCTTATTTTCCTCCTAAGAAAAAGCGTAGCGAGTGTTTAGCAATGCAGGAAGAATTGAGTTATAAACTCTTACACTTGCCGACGATTCATTTATTTGACCGTCAGTATCAAGTGGTTGACAACGTTCTGCATTGTATTTTTAACGCAAGCACACGCTTGAAGTTAGAAGAGGAAGATATCAAACAACGTGAATTGAAAGTGAAAGAAGAGGTAAAAGATGGATAA
- the mazE gene encoding type II toxin-antitoxin system PemI/MazE family antitoxin: MNTVKTRKVGNSVTVTIPKTLNVPEGQEMFVYKGVDNVIVLAPKIPDPFSGDADLRMEDDFEGVKFLDSEI; this comes from the coding sequence ATGAACACTGTTAAAACTCGTAAGGTTGGGAACTCTGTCACTGTGACCATTCCCAAAACACTCAACGTTCCAGAAGGGCAGGAGATGTTTGTCTACAAGGGTGTAGATAATGTCATTGTCCTGGCTCCAAAAATTCCAGACCCATTTAGTGGTGACGCGGACCTACGCATGGAAGATGACTTCGAGGGGGTAAAATTCCTTGACAGCGAAATATGA
- a CDS encoding phage scaffolding protein — protein MKKEQLANIGLTEDQISQVFALYGASVQKFKDDVASKESELESVRGQLTQRDKDLNDLKKKGADVEDIQQKLEDLQAKYKQDTEALETKLADENKSRLIDAELTKAGVRDAEIFGKILNKDEISVKDGKLIGLTEQIEAQRAKSPYLFNGEKQAQYTPNQGDGQGANLGNWETAMSNPDFNLTQFLQQQGENN, from the coding sequence ATGAAAAAAGAACAACTGGCAAACATCGGCTTAACTGAAGACCAAATTTCTCAAGTCTTCGCTTTGTATGGTGCTTCTGTCCAAAAATTTAAGGATGATGTGGCAAGTAAAGAAAGCGAATTGGAGAGCGTGCGTGGACAGCTGACACAACGTGACAAAGATTTGAATGATCTAAAGAAAAAAGGCGCAGATGTTGAAGATATTCAGCAAAAGCTAGAGGACTTACAGGCTAAGTACAAACAAGATACAGAAGCGCTTGAGACGAAACTAGCAGATGAGAACAAATCTCGCTTAATCGATGCTGAATTGACAAAAGCTGGCGTTCGAGACGCAGAAATTTTTGGAAAAATCTTAAACAAAGACGAAATCTCTGTAAAAGATGGCAAATTGATTGGCTTGACTGAGCAAATCGAGGCTCAGCGTGCTAAGAGTCCATATCTCTTTAACGGGGAGAAACAAGCCCAATACACGCCAAATCAAGGCGATGGGCAAGGTGCTAATTTAGGGAATTGGGAAACTGCTATGAGCAATCCTGACTTCAATCTAACTCAATTTTTACAACAACAAGGAGAAAATAACTAA
- a CDS encoding phage antirepressor KilAC domain-containing protein, with translation MELQIFKNEQFGEVRTAEVKGEPFFNLNDCCQILDLSNPRKTLERLNPKGVTSSDILTNGGVQQANFINEANFYKLVFQSRKPEAEKFADWVTSEVLPSIRKHGAYMTDQVAYNITHNKQALADLLLMAGNQLKEKEAVIKHLEAEKAVLSVENTIMKPKADYFDELVDRNLLTSFRETAKQLKIKERKFIDFLMEKKYIYRDKKGKLQPTANKNDGLFEVKETLNEKTQWSGTQTLITPKGRETFRLLFI, from the coding sequence ATGGAACTACAAATTTTTAAAAATGAACAATTCGGAGAAGTAAGAACGGCAGAAGTTAAAGGCGAGCCATTCTTTAATTTGAATGATTGTTGTCAAATTCTGGATTTAAGCAATCCACGAAAAACACTAGAAAGACTCAATCCAAAGGGTGTAACTAGTAGTGACATCCTTACAAATGGAGGAGTCCAACAAGCCAACTTCATCAACGAAGCGAATTTCTATAAACTTGTTTTTCAATCTCGCAAACCAGAAGCAGAGAAATTTGCTGATTGGGTCACTAGCGAAGTGTTGCCTTCTATTCGTAAGCATGGCGCTTATATGACCGACCAAGTGGCCTATAATATCACGCACAACAAACAAGCCTTAGCAGACTTGCTCCTTATGGCTGGTAATCAACTGAAAGAAAAAGAAGCAGTCATTAAACACTTGGAAGCTGAAAAAGCTGTACTTTCCGTTGAAAATACCATAATGAAACCGAAAGCAGACTATTTCGATGAACTAGTAGATAGAAACTTACTGACCAGCTTCAGAGAAACAGCAAAACAATTAAAAATCAAAGAACGTAAGTTTATTGACTTCTTGATGGAGAAAAAATACATCTACCGAGATAAGAAAGGTAAGCTCCAACCAACAGCCAATAAAAACGATGGTTTGTTTGAGGTCAAGGAAACACTCAACGAAAAAACACAATGGTCTGGCACACAGACTCTCATCACACCTAAAGGCCGTGAAACCTTTAGACTACTATTTATCTAA
- a CDS encoding phage portal protein, with protein MEIEVIKKIISSQMVKHREFVSQAADAEKYYRNENDIKRKRKPADKKGVENEAKAEDNAFRNADNRISHNWHQLLLDQKKAYALTYPPTFDVDDKKVNDMIVDVLGDDYERISKQLCVNAGNAGIAWLHVWKDASDNSFRYACVDSKEVIPIYSKSLDKKLIGVLRVYSSIDETDGKNYTVYEYWNDKECSFYRHEKEKSLEGLETFQAISLVDTMNGDHSSDNSFKHDFGLVPFIPFKNNEIETNDLKPIKDLVDVYDKVFSGFVNDTDDVQEVIFVLTNYGGQDKQEFLEDLKRYKMIKMDNDGMGDQSGVTTIAIDIPTEARNLILERTKKQIFISGQGVNPETDKLGNSSGVALKFLYSLLELKAGNMETQFRSGYATLVKMILRHLGLSDKLKIKQTWTRNSINNDTEMAQVVSTLATITSRENVAKSNPIVEDWQDELRLQKAEQEERPEKAYDMEELEHESETE; from the coding sequence TTGGAAATAGAAGTAATTAAAAAAATAATCTCGTCGCAGATGGTTAAGCACAGAGAGTTTGTCTCACAAGCAGCTGATGCTGAAAAATATTATCGCAACGAGAATGATATTAAACGGAAGCGTAAGCCTGCAGACAAGAAAGGCGTAGAGAATGAAGCGAAAGCAGAAGATAATGCGTTTCGTAATGCTGACAACCGTATTAGTCATAACTGGCACCAGTTATTACTTGACCAGAAAAAGGCTTATGCGTTGACCTATCCACCTACATTCGATGTGGACGATAAAAAGGTAAATGATATGATCGTGGATGTCTTAGGAGACGATTATGAACGTATCAGCAAGCAGCTTTGTGTGAATGCAGGAAACGCTGGCATCGCTTGGCTTCATGTTTGGAAAGATGCTAGTGATAATTCGTTTAGATATGCTTGCGTGGACTCAAAAGAAGTGATTCCAATTTACTCAAAGTCCTTGGATAAAAAGTTGATTGGGGTACTGCGAGTTTACTCTAGCATAGATGAAACAGATGGTAAAAATTACACTGTTTACGAATATTGGAACGATAAAGAGTGCTCTTTCTATCGTCATGAAAAAGAAAAGTCACTGGAAGGATTGGAGACATTCCAAGCAATCTCTTTGGTTGATACCATGAATGGCGACCACTCAAGCGACAATAGTTTCAAACATGATTTTGGTCTTGTGCCTTTTATTCCGTTTAAAAACAATGAAATTGAGACCAATGACTTGAAACCAATCAAAGACCTAGTTGATGTTTACGACAAGGTCTTTAGTGGATTTGTCAATGATACAGACGATGTCCAAGAGGTTATCTTTGTTCTTACAAACTACGGCGGGCAGGACAAGCAAGAGTTTCTTGAAGATTTGAAACGCTACAAGATGATTAAGATGGACAACGACGGTATGGGAGACCAGTCAGGAGTTACAACTATTGCGATTGACATCCCAACCGAAGCTAGAAATCTGATTTTAGAGCGAACTAAGAAACAAATCTTTATCAGTGGCCAAGGTGTCAACCCTGAAACAGATAAACTAGGGAACAGTTCAGGCGTTGCTTTGAAGTTCCTTTACTCTCTTTTAGAGTTAAAAGCTGGCAACATGGAAACTCAGTTTAGAAGTGGATATGCCACACTTGTTAAGATGATTTTGAGACATCTAGGACTGTCCGACAAACTCAAAATCAAGCAAACATGGACACGGAACTCAATCAATAACGACACAGAAATGGCTCAAGTAGTTTCTACTCTTGCAACTATCACATCAAGAGAGAACGTAGCTAAATCAAATCCAATTGTAGAAGATTGGCAGGATGAACTACGCTTGCAGAAAGCTGAACAAGAGGAACGCCCTGAAAAAGCCTACGATATGGAAGAGTTAGAGCATGAGTCGGAAACTGAATAA
- a CDS encoding minor capsid protein produces the protein MSRKLNKEEKIAFIESLDDLSREEKDRLLYELAQVDDLSEIIDYIDNLYRRTLKRIAGRLESFERVSKNRSDSLPFYLLSLTKADQLKTKQEIAGFVKKHPDLTEWSRSIKVKTNADALFAGVEMDIAEMTGKINKRIETHLKQTYQETYLNRAYNYHKQTKREPNFKPERLEEEYLQKAINENFKGKRFSERVWGSNMDELVSRVESLVTNDLNRGYPIDQSSKLLAIEFDRARNRAVTVLQTETNGIQAQATLDEYQDDNIKKYRYLATLEVHTCPICGELDGKVFLVKDAEKGVNYPTMHPHCRCTTVPALEKGGKRYARDIETGKGYEVESSQTFKDWRKQQLDKYGQTAIKDKLQAERLEKDRVRRTKEQFIAYRQLLGPQNMPKTFAGFYDLKYNGGEEYERLKDKVFIYQKIQTGEWGKKINPDKQSPHMESTHKAGKSYIYDSVDVQELFNKHHGTGRIELDRHGRRTNKEIIELGYPIGINGSDGSEVTSIKIHHSEKRTHIVPKKGDQ, from the coding sequence ATGAGTCGGAAACTGAATAAAGAAGAGAAAATAGCCTTTATCGAATCTCTTGACGACCTCAGCCGAGAAGAGAAAGACAGATTACTATATGAGCTGGCTCAGGTTGACGACCTTAGCGAGATAATAGACTACATCGATAATTTATACCGCAGAACACTAAAACGCATTGCAGGTCGTTTAGAGTCGTTCGAGAGGGTATCTAAAAATCGTAGTGACTCATTACCATTTTATTTGTTATCCCTGACTAAGGCTGACCAATTAAAAACCAAGCAAGAGATTGCTGGTTTTGTTAAGAAACATCCTGATTTAACAGAGTGGTCAAGGTCAATAAAGGTCAAAACAAATGCAGATGCCTTGTTTGCTGGTGTTGAGATGGATATCGCTGAAATGACTGGTAAAATCAACAAGCGAATAGAAACACATCTCAAACAAACTTACCAAGAAACCTACTTAAATCGTGCTTACAACTACCATAAACAGACCAAAAGAGAACCGAATTTCAAGCCTGAGCGTCTAGAAGAAGAGTATCTTCAAAAGGCAATCAACGAAAACTTCAAAGGTAAGCGGTTCTCTGAGCGTGTTTGGGGCAGCAATATGGATGAATTGGTTAGTAGAGTAGAATCGCTTGTAACCAATGATTTAAACCGAGGTTATCCGATAGACCAGTCCAGTAAACTTCTAGCAATTGAGTTCGACCGTGCTCGTAATCGTGCAGTGACTGTTTTGCAGACGGAAACGAACGGTATTCAGGCTCAGGCAACGTTAGATGAATACCAAGACGACAACATCAAGAAGTATAGGTATCTAGCGACCTTAGAGGTTCACACATGCCCTATTTGTGGCGAGTTGGACGGGAAGGTATTTCTTGTTAAGGATGCAGAGAAAGGCGTAAATTACCCTACTATGCACCCTCACTGTCGATGCACAACGGTTCCTGCCTTAGAAAAAGGTGGGAAACGCTATGCAAGAGATATCGAAACAGGAAAAGGCTATGAGGTAGAGAGCAGTCAGACCTTCAAGGATTGGCGAAAGCAGCAACTTGATAAATATGGCCAGACTGCTATCAAAGACAAGCTACAAGCTGAACGTTTGGAAAAGGACAGAGTCCGCAGAACCAAGGAACAGTTCATAGCTTATAGGCAGCTTTTAGGCCCTCAAAATATGCCCAAAACATTTGCAGGCTTCTATGATTTGAAGTATAATGGAGGTGAAGAATATGAGCGACTAAAAGATAAAGTATTTATTTATCAGAAAATCCAAACTGGAGAATGGGGTAAAAAAATAAACCCTGATAAGCAGTCGCCACATATGGAATCAACACATAAAGCAGGGAAATCTTATATCTATGATTCAGTTGATGTTCAGGAATTGTTTAATAAACATCACGGAACTGGTCGTATTGAGCTTGACAGACACGGAAGAAGAACGAACAAAGAAATAATAGAGTTAGGCTACCCAATCGGAATCAATGGTTCAGATGGCTCAGAAGTGACATCTATTAAAATCCATCATTCTGAAAAGAGAACTCACATTGTACCTAAGAAAGGAGATCAGTAA
- the terS gene encoding phage terminase small subunit — protein MEKSELARKDYEAGMKYKDIATKHDVSINTVKSWQRRHNWTRIKKGAPKNPRGAPKGNKNAVGHGAPKGSQNALKHGLFAKYLPQGVHEIAQELSGKQPIDILWENITLTYANLLHAQRILYVQDVDDTTTMLIASTAKGGESYEVHTAWDKQGKALAAIARIQSELRNMIKTYDELTRSSLATEEQRLRIEILKSKLPDNEPENVHDDGFIKALEGIVEETWREEK, from the coding sequence ATGGAAAAAAGCGAACTAGCACGCAAAGACTATGAGGCAGGAATGAAGTACAAAGACATTGCTACTAAACATGATGTCTCAATCAACACAGTCAAATCATGGCAACGTAGGCATAATTGGACTCGTATAAAAAAGGGTGCGCCCAAAAATCCAAGAGGTGCACCCAAAGGGAATAAGAACGCAGTTGGTCATGGAGCGCCTAAAGGCTCGCAAAACGCCCTTAAACACGGCCTGTTTGCTAAGTATCTACCTCAAGGAGTGCATGAGATAGCGCAAGAGCTTTCAGGAAAACAGCCTATCGACATTCTTTGGGAAAACATCACGTTGACCTATGCTAATCTTTTGCACGCCCAGCGCATTCTGTACGTTCAGGACGTTGATGATACAACCACTATGCTTATTGCAAGCACAGCAAAAGGCGGAGAAAGCTATGAAGTTCACACTGCTTGGGATAAGCAGGGTAAGGCGTTAGCTGCAATTGCAAGAATACAGTCAGAACTTAGAAATATGATTAAAACATATGATGAATTGACTCGCTCAAGCCTTGCTACAGAGGAGCAGAGATTGAGAATTGAAATTCTGAAATCTAAACTACCTGACAATGAACCTGAGAACGTTCATGATGATGGTTTTATCAAAGCATTAGAAGGGATAGTCGAAGAAACGTGGCGAGAAGAAAAATAA
- a CDS encoding major capsid protein, producing the protein MANELTKIIDTITPQQYNAYMQQYTAAKSAFVQSGIAVSDERVSENITSGGLLVNMPFWNDLTGDSEVLGNGDKALETGKITAGADIACVLYRGRGWAANELTGIVAGSDPVRAILNRIGAYWLREDQKALIATLNGIFASGTGGEKGALEETHVSDQSKASTGIDAAMVLDAKQLLGDSADQVTAIAMHSAVYTKLQKDNLIQYIQPTTATINIPTYLGYRVIIDDGIAPTGDIYTSYLFRTGSIGLNTGNPSGLTTFETSREAAKGNDMIYTRRALVMHPYGVKWTGAEVEAGNITPSNADLAKFKNWQRVYEPKNIGIIALKHKIGK; encoded by the coding sequence ATGGCTAATGAACTTACAAAAATTATAGACACAATTACACCTCAACAGTACAATGCCTACATGCAACAGTACACAGCTGCTAAATCTGCTTTCGTTCAAAGTGGTATCGCAGTATCAGACGAACGTGTCTCTGAAAATATTACATCTGGTGGTCTGTTGGTCAACATGCCTTTCTGGAACGACCTTACTGGCGATTCTGAAGTTCTCGGAAATGGCGACAAAGCCCTAGAAACTGGTAAAATTACTGCTGGAGCAGACATTGCCTGCGTTCTTTATCGTGGACGTGGTTGGGCTGCAAACGAATTGACTGGTATTGTAGCTGGTTCTGACCCAGTCCGTGCTATCTTGAATCGTATTGGCGCTTATTGGTTGCGTGAAGACCAAAAAGCCTTGATTGCTACCTTGAATGGTATCTTTGCTTCTGGAACAGGTGGTGAGAAAGGTGCTCTTGAAGAAACTCACGTATCAGACCAATCCAAAGCATCTACTGGTATCGATGCAGCTATGGTACTGGACGCTAAACAATTGCTTGGGGATTCTGCTGATCAAGTTACTGCGATTGCTATGCACTCAGCGGTTTACACTAAACTACAAAAAGACAACTTGATTCAATACATCCAGCCAACAACTGCGACCATCAACATTCCAACCTACCTTGGTTACCGTGTCATTATCGATGATGGTATTGCACCAACAGGAGATATCTATACTTCATATCTTTTCCGCACAGGTTCAATCGGTCTTAATACAGGAAATCCATCAGGATTGACTACATTTGAGACTTCTCGTGAAGCTGCTAAAGGTAACGACATGATTTACACTCGTCGTGCCCTTGTGATGCACCCGTACGGCGTGAAATGGACTGGCGCAGAAGTGGAAGCTGGAAACATCACTCCATCAAACGCTGACTTGGCTAAATTCAAGAACTGGCAACGTGTTTACGAGCCTAAGAACATCGGTATTATCGCTTTGAAACACAAAATTGGCAAATAG
- a CDS encoding HK97 gp10 family phage protein, with the protein MSGSFDYRSFAKFADNFNRNANHAKVDRFMRQTLNYEGTELKSNVKERTPVGVYTDHWVEFTTKDGKHVKFWASAHGKQGGTLQKGWSKSHIKVSGRTYKQKVYNKVYYGPHVEYGHKTVNGGFVPGQFFLHKTVEDTKSDMEKRVRDKYDGFMRKVVLGNGK; encoded by the coding sequence ATGAGTGGCAGTTTTGATTATCGTAGTTTCGCTAAGTTTGCTGACAACTTCAACAGGAATGCGAATCATGCGAAAGTAGACCGATTTATGAGACAAACCTTGAATTACGAAGGTACAGAACTAAAATCTAATGTGAAGGAGAGAACGCCTGTCGGTGTTTATACGGATCATTGGGTTGAGTTCACTACCAAAGATGGCAAACATGTCAAATTTTGGGCAAGTGCTCATGGAAAACAAGGCGGAACCTTGCAAAAAGGCTGGTCTAAAAGCCATATTAAAGTATCTGGACGGACTTATAAGCAGAAAGTTTATAACAAGGTCTACTATGGCCCACACGTTGAGTACGGACATAAGACAGTCAATGGCGGCTTTGTTCCAGGGCAATTTTTCCTTCATAAAACGGTTGAAGATACTAAAAGCGATATGGAGAAGCGTGTCCGTGATAAGTATGATGGCTTTATGAGAAAGGTAGTATTAGGAAATGGCAAATAA
- a CDS encoding phage tail sheath family protein has protein sequence MAGGIWKRQNKVRPGAYINVKSKDIAMTRLGGDGVVTVPLALSFGQSKKLMKIRRGEDLFKKLGYEQESPQLLLLNEAFKRVSEVLLYRLNTGEKANVSLSDNVTAQAKYSGVRGNDITVTVKTNVDDPSSFDVVTFLDTVVMDSQTVKVLADLKNNDLVEFSGTGELQAVAGAKLTGGTDGTVSTQDYSEYFKALETVEFNYMALPVEDASIKKAAINFIKRMREDEGLGAQLVVADSDADSEAVINVKNGVILSDKTVIDKTKATVWVAAASANAGVEKSLTYEKYEDSVDVVGRLSHTETEDALFKGQFVFTARRGRAVVEQDINSHVSFTIEKNQDFRKNRILRTLDDIVNDTRYAFSEYFLGKVSNNEDGRQAFKANRIRYFKDLEARGAIEDFKVEDIEVLRGELKESVVVNVKVKPVDSMEKLYMTVTVE, from the coding sequence ATGGCAGGTGGAATTTGGAAACGCCAAAATAAAGTAAGACCAGGTGCTTACATCAACGTCAAATCAAAAGACATCGCAATGACTCGCCTTGGCGGTGACGGAGTCGTAACAGTACCATTGGCACTCAGTTTCGGTCAATCAAAGAAATTGATGAAAATTCGACGTGGTGAAGACCTATTTAAGAAGCTAGGTTATGAGCAAGAAAGCCCACAGCTTTTGTTGCTGAACGAGGCATTCAAACGTGTGAGTGAAGTCTTGCTTTATCGTCTGAATACGGGAGAAAAGGCAAACGTAAGCCTTTCAGACAACGTAACGGCTCAAGCTAAATATAGCGGTGTCCGTGGGAATGACATTACAGTAACGGTCAAAACAAACGTAGACGACCCAAGTTCATTTGATGTTGTCACATTCCTTGATACTGTTGTTATGGACTCGCAAACTGTAAAAGTCTTGGCTGATTTGAAAAACAATGATCTAGTTGAGTTTTCAGGAACAGGCGAACTGCAGGCAGTGGCTGGTGCTAAATTGACTGGCGGTACTGACGGAACAGTATCAACTCAAGACTACTCAGAATACTTCAAGGCGCTTGAAACAGTTGAGTTTAACTATATGGCTTTGCCAGTAGAAGATGCTTCTATCAAGAAGGCGGCTATCAACTTCATCAAACGTATGCGTGAAGACGAAGGACTTGGTGCTCAATTGGTTGTTGCGGACTCTGACGCTGACAGTGAAGCGGTAATCAATGTTAAAAACGGTGTTATCTTGTCTGACAAGACAGTTATTGATAAGACGAAAGCGACTGTATGGGTTGCAGCAGCAAGTGCAAATGCTGGCGTTGAGAAATCATTAACTTATGAGAAATACGAAGACTCTGTTGATGTTGTAGGTCGCTTGAGCCATACAGAGACAGAAGATGCGCTTTTTAAAGGGCAGTTTGTCTTTACTGCTCGTCGTGGCCGTGCGGTAGTTGAACAAGATATCAACTCACACGTCAGCTTCACGATTGAGAAGAACCAAGACTTCCGTAAGAACCGTATCTTGCGCACCTTGGACGATATCGTGAATGATACTCGTTATGCTTTCTCTGAGTATTTCCTTGGAAAGGTGAGCAACAACGAAGATGGACGTCAAGCGTTCAAAGCGAACCGTATTCGCTACTTCAAAGACCTTGAAGCTCGTGGTGCTATTGAAGACTTCAAAGTGGAAGACATTGAGGTACTACGTGGTGAGTTGAAAGAGTCTGTAGTGGTTAATGTCAAAGTGAAACCAGTGGACAGCATGGAAAAACTGTACATGACAGTTACAGTAGAGTAG
- a CDS encoding PBSX family phage terminase large subunit — protein sequence MLTWWLWNSPVHESEGIIADGAIRSGKTVSMSLAFVIWAMTSFNHQNFAMCGKTIGSFNRNVLKLLLVMIQSRGFSYVYHRTDNLIEITKGDVSNDFYIFGGKDESSQDLIQGLTLAGIFFDEVALMPESFVNQGTGRCSVTGSKWWFNCNPDGPYHWFKVNWIDKAETKNMLYLHFDMDDNLSLSENIKKRYRSQYQGVFYQRYIQGLWTVAEGIVYDMFSKNKHVVSTLPEMSKLGKYVSVDYGTQNATVFLLWEKDINGKYYLTREYYYSGRDENVQKTNAEYADDLTAWLGDTNIERIIIDPSAASFIAELKKRGYKIKKARNNVLEGIRFVGSMLGQEKIAVHESCVNTLKEFHAYVWDEKASANGEDKPIKQFDHAMDALRYFCYTVLFKSGGMTVWK from the coding sequence GTGCTGACTTGGTGGCTTTGGAACTCTCCAGTTCATGAGTCAGAAGGCATTATTGCTGATGGCGCTATCCGTTCTGGTAAGACTGTTTCTATGAGCCTAGCGTTTGTCATCTGGGCGATGACATCATTCAACCATCAGAACTTTGCGATGTGCGGAAAGACAATCGGCTCTTTTAATCGTAACGTCCTGAAACTGTTATTGGTCATGATACAGTCAAGAGGTTTTAGCTATGTCTATCACCGGACGGATAACTTGATAGAAATCACAAAAGGCGACGTGTCAAATGATTTTTATATCTTTGGTGGTAAGGACGAAAGTTCACAGGATCTTATTCAAGGTTTAACGTTGGCAGGTATCTTTTTCGATGAAGTAGCGCTTATGCCCGAGTCCTTTGTTAATCAGGGCACAGGGCGTTGCTCTGTGACAGGTTCGAAGTGGTGGTTCAACTGCAACCCAGACGGGCCTTATCATTGGTTTAAAGTTAACTGGATAGACAAAGCAGAAACAAAGAACATGCTTTATCTGCATTTTGACATGGACGATAACCTTTCTCTTTCAGAGAACATCAAAAAGCGTTATAGAAGTCAATATCAAGGTGTTTTCTATCAGCGATATATCCAAGGTCTTTGGACGGTTGCAGAAGGTATTGTCTACGATATGTTCAGTAAGAATAAGCATGTTGTATCAACTTTGCCAGAGATGAGTAAGCTGGGCAAATATGTTTCGGTTGACTACGGTACGCAAAATGCGACCGTTTTTCTTTTGTGGGAAAAAGATATCAATGGCAAGTATTACTTGACAAGAGAATATTATTACTCAGGTCGTGACGAGAACGTACAGAAGACCAATGCCGAGTACGCTGATGATTTAACTGCTTGGTTAGGAGATACGAACATCGAACGTATTATTATTGACCCGTCTGCTGCTTCATTCATTGCTGAATTGAAGAAACGAGGATATAAAATCAAAAAAGCTAGAAATAATGTCCTTGAAGGCATTCGTTTTGTTGGTTCTATGCTGGGCCAAGAGAAAATAGCAGTACATGAGAGTTGTGTGAATACGCTGAAAGAGTTCCATGCTTATGTTTGGGACGAGAAAGCTTCAGCAAACGGCGAGGACAAACCTATCAAGCAATTTGACCACGCAATGGACGCTTTGCGTTATTTCTGCTATACAGTATTATTCAAGTCAGGAGGTATGACTGTTTGGAAATAG
- a CDS encoding ribbon-helix-helix protein, CopG family, with protein MLARKEQFKDKPKNTMLRVRVDDETVDKLEEIAKKTDSTKSSVIRKGIDKLYQELNKQK; from the coding sequence TTGCTTGCACGAAAAGAACAATTCAAAGATAAGCCTAAAAATACCATGTTGCGAGTTCGAGTTGACGACGAAACGGTTGATAAACTTGAAGAAATTGCAAAAAAAACGGATAGCACGAAATCTAGTGTTATCCGAAAGGGTATTGACAAGTTATATCAAGAATTAAATAAACAAAAATAG